One Denticeps clupeoides chromosome 3, fDenClu1.1, whole genome shotgun sequence DNA window includes the following coding sequences:
- the tomm20b gene encoding mitochondrial import receptor subunit TOM20 homolog B, translating to MMGSRSSTIAAGLCAALLVGYCVYFDRKRRSDPDFRSKLRDRRRRQKAAQEKAGLSRLPDLKDAEAVQKFFLEEIQLGEELLSQGDYDNAVDHLTNAIAVCGQPQQLLQVLQQTLPPPVFQMLLTKLPTISQRIVSAQMSPDDDVE from the exons ATGAtgggcagcaggagcagcaccATCGCCGCCGGCCTGTGCGCCGCCCTCCTCGTCGGCTACTGCGTGTACTTCGACAGGAAGCGGCGGAGCGACCCCGACTTCAGGAGCAAGCTGCGCGACC GGAGAAGAAGGCAGAAGGCTGCTCAGGAGAAGGCCGGGCTTTCAAGG CTGCCGGACCTGAAGGATGCTGAGGCAGTGCAGAAGTTCTTCCTTGAGGAGATCCAGTTGGGAGAGGAGTTGCTGTCTCAGG GCGACTACGACAACGCTGTGGATCACCTGACCAATGCCATCGCTGTGTGCGGCCAGCCCCAACAGCTCCTGCAGGTGCTGCAGCAGACGCTGCCCCCACCGGTGTTCCAGATGCTCCTCACCAAGCTGCCGACCATCAGCCAG CGTATCGTCAGCGCTCAGATGTCACCCGATGATGATGTAGAATAA